The bacterium genome includes a window with the following:
- a CDS encoding type II toxin-antitoxin system ParD family antitoxin has translation MTTLSTPVPSHMEEFIKKQIKEGKAANKADVVRRALKMLEEEEAVQAILKAHREPTLRGDLRDLSKKIK, from the coding sequence ATGACAACTTTATCTACTCCGGTTCCTTCCCATATGGAGGAATTTATAAAAAAGCAGATCAAGGAAGGGAAAGCGGCAAACAAGGCCGATGTTGTTAGGCGCGCTCTGAAAATGCTTGAGGAAGAGGAAGCGGTGCAAGCTATATTAAAAGCCCATAGAGAACCAACTCTTAGGGGCGATTTGCGTGATCTCTCCAAAAAAATAAAATGA
- a CDS encoding type II toxin-antitoxin system RelE/ParE family toxin produces the protein MIKIGYKPSFVRQFKRLESDLQEEIITKIELFKDRANHKILKVHKLKGALKDFHSFSVNYKFRIVFEFETKNEAVLLSVGDHDIYK, from the coding sequence ATGATAAAAATCGGCTACAAACCGTCTTTTGTAAGACAGTTCAAACGGCTTGAATCAGACCTGCAGGAGGAGATTATAACAAAAATTGAATTGTTCAAAGATCGCGCCAACCATAAAATACTGAAGGTCCACAAATTAAAGGGCGCGCTCAAGGATTTCCACAGCTTTTCAGTAAACTATAAATTCAGAATCGTTTTTGAATTTGAAACAAAAAACGAGGCGGTTTTACTTTCTGTAGGGGATCACGATATTTACAAGTAG